The following proteins are encoded in a genomic region of Spirosoma sp. SC4-14:
- a CDS encoding Uma2 family endonuclease, with protein MEAAALKIPMTLQESDEAPDMIRVPATWEEYLELAEIVPYNIDYIDGELIAMGQATDTHEQLIAQLITLFTNQLDDQPDYRVLGSNVKICVEEGRADLNADLSVVKGSSDYAVLPSGRLSTVRIKNPEIVVEVLSKSTKAYDQSDKLDLYRLIPSLKHILFVSQDEVFVRSYSRTEKPTEWLDADYRSLDDTVRLGELTLLLRSIYRKTSLSA; from the coding sequence ATGGAAGCAGCAGCCCTGAAAATTCCGATGACGCTCCAGGAGAGCGACGAAGCCCCCGATATGATTCGTGTGCCGGCCACATGGGAGGAATATCTGGAACTAGCCGAAATTGTTCCCTACAATATTGATTATATAGACGGTGAGCTTATTGCTATGGGGCAGGCAACTGATACACACGAACAGTTAATTGCACAGCTTATTACATTATTCACTAATCAACTCGACGACCAACCCGATTACCGGGTTTTGGGGAGTAATGTGAAAATCTGTGTTGAGGAAGGCCGGGCTGACTTAAATGCTGATTTATCGGTTGTTAAAGGCTCTTCCGACTATGCCGTGTTGCCAAGCGGACGATTGTCGACTGTGCGAATTAAGAATCCGGAAATTGTGGTTGAAGTGCTGTCGAAGAGCACGAAAGCCTACGACCAATCGGATAAGCTGGACTTATACCGACTAATTCCTTCGTTGAAACATATTCTTTTTGTCAGTCAGGATGAGGTTTTTGTCCGAAGCTATTCGCGGACGGAAAAACCGACAGAATGGCTTGACGCCGACTACCGCTCGCTTGACGACACAGTTCGCTTGGGCGAGCTAACCTTGTTACTGCGTTCTATTTACCGCAAAACCTCACTTTCGGCCTGA
- a CDS encoding glycoside hydrolase family 65 protein produces the protein MNKRLLLVKLLLAAPIGLTTSFAQTDHAAWQIVGQNINPANYYGITVANGMIGLVSSPEPMKVKDVVLNGAFDTYGRGRVSNILKVFNFANMNLDVDGQRIGPKDISNYRQTLDMQKAALTTTFDFKDKVSVRQTMMALRHLPFSELTMVEITAKTDCEISPMSVIETPETLREVKNFYSEIDRTHVTIRLLTSVAKSPTGRHTVAASTSFIFEEPHGQEPDVIHEDWDYNMHLAKFKKRLKAGETYKFSVVGSVSSTAHTADPHNEAERLTLFAALERTERLLTRHNAEWAKLWQSDIIIDGDPEAQRAVRSALYHLYSFVREGTGYSLSPMGLSGLGYNGHVFWDTELWMYPPILALKPEIARSILEYRFNRIAMAKQNAFSHGYAGVMFPWESDADGQEATPVWALTGPFQQHITGCVGWAFWKYYQVTKDKEWLRTRGYPMLKEVADFWSSRVEREAPGKFHINNVIGANEWQENIDDNAFTNGMAKTSLQYAIQAAQELGLAANPDWKLVADNLPILKFPDGVTKENRTYDGVMIKQADVNLLAYPLHIVTDESAVRKDLAYYEPRYSPEGPAMGWSVLSTLHARLNEPEKAYGWFVKSYKPNEVPPFGVLAETAGGTNPYFATGAGGMLQAVLNGFGGLEITDNGIVQLKTKLPAKWKALTIKGIGPEMKTMKVQ, from the coding sequence ATGAACAAAAGACTATTGTTAGTCAAGCTTCTGTTAGCGGCCCCGATAGGCCTAACTACTTCATTCGCCCAGACCGATCATGCTGCATGGCAGATTGTTGGTCAGAACATTAATCCAGCTAATTATTACGGCATCACCGTTGCCAATGGCATGATCGGTTTAGTATCCTCGCCCGAACCGATGAAAGTGAAAGACGTTGTGCTAAACGGTGCGTTCGATACCTATGGCCGGGGGCGAGTTTCGAACATTCTGAAGGTGTTCAACTTTGCCAATATGAACCTCGATGTCGATGGGCAACGGATTGGCCCGAAAGATATTAGTAATTACCGGCAGACGCTCGATATGCAGAAAGCGGCACTGACAACCACGTTCGATTTTAAAGACAAAGTCAGCGTACGGCAAACGATGATGGCATTGCGGCACCTGCCTTTTTCGGAATTGACCATGGTCGAAATTACGGCGAAGACAGACTGCGAAATTAGTCCGATGAGTGTCATTGAAACCCCCGAAACCCTCAGGGAAGTTAAAAATTTTTATTCCGAAATCGATCGCACGCACGTAACCATCCGGCTACTTACATCAGTTGCCAAAAGTCCTACGGGTCGGCATACAGTGGCGGCCTCTACCAGTTTTATTTTTGAAGAACCCCATGGGCAGGAACCCGACGTAATTCATGAAGACTGGGACTATAATATGCATCTGGCCAAGTTTAAGAAGCGTCTGAAAGCGGGCGAAACCTATAAGTTCAGCGTAGTGGGTTCAGTATCGTCGACGGCTCATACGGCCGATCCGCATAACGAAGCCGAACGGCTTACGCTCTTTGCCGCCCTTGAACGTACAGAGCGTCTGCTGACTCGTCATAATGCCGAATGGGCAAAATTGTGGCAGAGCGACATTATTATTGATGGCGATCCTGAAGCGCAACGGGCCGTTCGTTCGGCGTTATATCATTTATATTCGTTTGTTCGGGAGGGAACCGGCTATAGCCTGTCGCCAATGGGTTTATCGGGCCTTGGCTATAATGGGCATGTTTTCTGGGATACCGAACTATGGATGTACCCCCCGATTCTGGCTCTGAAGCCTGAAATTGCCAGGTCGATTCTGGAATACCGTTTTAATCGTATAGCTATGGCGAAGCAAAATGCGTTTAGCCATGGCTATGCAGGTGTTATGTTTCCGTGGGAATCGGATGCTGATGGGCAGGAAGCAACGCCGGTCTGGGCATTGACGGGCCCTTTCCAGCAACATATTACTGGCTGTGTAGGCTGGGCGTTCTGGAAGTATTACCAGGTAACAAAAGATAAAGAATGGCTTCGTACCCGTGGTTATCCGATGTTGAAAGAAGTGGCCGATTTCTGGAGCAGCCGGGTCGAGCGGGAAGCGCCGGGTAAATTTCATATCAATAACGTGATTGGAGCCAACGAATGGCAGGAAAACATCGACGATAATGCTTTTACCAATGGAATGGCCAAGACCTCATTGCAGTATGCTATTCAGGCCGCTCAGGAGCTGGGACTTGCGGCTAATCCTGACTGGAAGCTTGTTGCCGATAATTTACCGATTCTTAAATTCCCGGATGGCGTAACAAAAGAAAATCGTACCTACGACGGTGTGATGATCAAGCAGGCCGATGTCAACCTGCTGGCCTACCCACTTCATATTGTTACCGACGAATCGGCTGTTCGGAAAGATCTGGCTTATTATGAACCACGCTATTCGCCCGAAGGCCCGGCAATGGGTTGGTCAGTATTGTCAACACTGCATGCCCGGCTAAATGAGCCCGAAAAGGCGTATGGGTGGTTTGTGAAAAGTTATAAACCGAATGAAGTGCCTCCGTTTGGCGTCCTGGCTGAAACGGCCGGTGGAACAAATCCTTACTTTGCCACTGGTGCGGGCGGCATGTTGCAGGCTGTTTTGAATGGATTCGGTGGGCTGGAAATTACCGACAATGGTATCGTGCAACTTAAAACAAAACTTCCGGCTAAATGGAAAGCGCTTACAATTAAAGGAATTGGGCCCGAAATGAAAACTATGAAGGTTCAGTAG
- the prfA gene encoding peptide chain release factor 1 codes for MLDQLEAIRERFDEVAQQIVQPEVVSDQKRFMKLSKEYKDLEKIVNQYTAYKQLLDEIDGARQIIATEKDEEFRELAKAELDDLLPRRETMEETLKEMLIPKDPNDSKNVILEIRGGTGGDEAAIFAGDLFRMYQRFCEKMGWRMSLVDYTEGTSGGYKEIVTEIEGEDVYGKLKFESGVHRVQRVPATETQGRIHTSAASVAVLPEAEEVDVELNMNDIRKDTFCSSGAGGQSVNTTYSAVRLTHIPTGLVVQCQDERSQLKNFDKALTVLRSRLYEIELQKHNEAIASQRKTMVGSGDRSDKIRTYNYPQSRVTDHRIGMTVYNLPAVMDGDIGEFIEQLRIAENAERLKEGATA; via the coding sequence ATGCTCGACCAATTAGAAGCCATTCGCGAACGCTTCGACGAAGTAGCTCAGCAAATCGTTCAGCCCGAAGTCGTTTCGGACCAGAAACGCTTCATGAAACTGAGCAAAGAATATAAAGATCTCGAAAAGATCGTCAACCAATATACGGCCTATAAACAACTGCTCGACGAAATCGATGGTGCCCGGCAAATCATTGCAACCGAAAAAGACGAAGAATTCCGGGAACTGGCCAAAGCCGAACTAGACGACCTACTGCCACGTCGGGAAACAATGGAGGAAACGCTCAAGGAAATGTTGATTCCGAAAGATCCGAACGACAGTAAAAACGTTATTCTTGAAATTCGGGGGGGGACTGGTGGCGACGAAGCCGCTATTTTTGCAGGCGATCTGTTTCGTATGTACCAGCGGTTCTGCGAAAAAATGGGCTGGCGGATGTCGCTTGTCGATTACACCGAAGGCACTTCGGGCGGCTACAAGGAAATCGTTACCGAAATTGAAGGAGAGGATGTATACGGCAAGCTCAAATTTGAGTCGGGTGTTCACCGTGTACAACGCGTACCAGCTACCGAAACGCAGGGGCGTATTCATACGTCGGCGGCCAGCGTGGCCGTTTTGCCCGAAGCCGAAGAAGTAGACGTAGAACTAAACATGAACGATATTCGGAAAGATACGTTCTGTTCGTCGGGTGCGGGTGGCCAGTCGGTTAACACGACTTATTCGGCGGTTCGATTAACGCACATCCCAACGGGATTGGTCGTGCAATGTCAGGATGAGCGATCACAGTTAAAAAATTTCGACAAGGCCCTAACCGTTTTGCGTTCGCGGCTCTATGAAATTGAGCTTCAAAAGCACAACGAAGCCATTGCTTCGCAGCGCAAAACAATGGTTGGCAGTGGCGACCGTTCCGATAAAATTCGGACCTATAACTATCCGCAAAGCCGCGTAACCGACCACCGTATTGGTATGACTGTCTATAACCTTCCGGCCGTTATGGATGGCGACATTGGTGAGTTTATCGAACAGCTTCGTATTGCCGAAAACGCCGAACGACTGAAAGAAGGCGCAACGGCCTAA
- a CDS encoding fumarate reductase/succinate dehydrogenase flavoprotein subunit, whose protein sequence is MKLESKIPEGPLAEKWARHKFALKLVNPANKRKYEIIVVGTGLAGASAAASLAELGYNVKAFCFQDSPRRAHSIAAQGGINAAKNYQNDGDSVFRLFYDTIKGGDYRAREGNVYRLAEVSVNIIDQCVAQGVPFAREYGGLLANRSFGGAQVSRTFYARGQTGQQLLLGAYSALSRQVANGKVKLYPRTEMLDLVIEGGKARGIVTRNLVTGKIESHSGHAVLLCSGGYGNVFYLSTNAMGSNATAAWRAHKKGALFANPCFTQIHPTCIPVSGHYQSKLTLMSESLRNDGRVWVPKSKEDSERIRKGQVKPTDLADDARDYFLERRYPSFGNLVPRDVASRNAKYVCDEGRGVGKTGLAVYLDFADAIKRDGQKTIEAKYGNLFEMYEKITGENPYETPMMIYPAVHYTMGGLWVDYNLMTTIPGLYALGEANFSDHGANRLGASALMQGLADGYFVIPYTVGDYLATIGPADKLPADAPVFKEAEQKIHDQINKLLSIKGERPVDDLHKELGHIMWEYCGMARTAEGLQIAREKIKALKKEFWTNVKVLGESQEMNQALEQANRVADFIELGALMVEDALERNESCGGHFREEYQTPDGEALRDDANFAYVAAWEYQGDDKPEVLNKEVLEFENVKLTQRSYK, encoded by the coding sequence ATGAAACTGGAATCTAAAATCCCCGAAGGTCCTCTAGCCGAGAAATGGGCACGGCATAAGTTCGCTTTGAAACTGGTTAACCCGGCAAACAAGCGTAAATACGAGATAATAGTTGTTGGTACAGGATTAGCAGGTGCTTCGGCAGCCGCATCGCTGGCCGAGCTAGGGTATAATGTTAAAGCCTTTTGCTTCCAGGATAGCCCCCGTCGGGCTCACTCAATTGCAGCACAGGGTGGTATCAATGCCGCTAAAAACTATCAGAACGATGGCGATAGCGTATTCCGGCTTTTTTATGATACCATTAAAGGGGGCGATTACCGCGCTCGCGAAGGAAATGTGTATCGGCTGGCCGAAGTCAGTGTGAACATCATCGACCAGTGTGTGGCACAGGGCGTACCGTTTGCCCGTGAGTATGGCGGATTGCTGGCTAACCGTTCATTTGGCGGTGCTCAGGTATCGCGTACGTTCTATGCGCGTGGTCAAACCGGACAGCAGCTACTGTTAGGTGCTTATTCGGCGCTGAGCCGTCAGGTTGCCAATGGTAAAGTAAAACTATACCCACGAACCGAAATGCTTGACCTGGTCATTGAAGGTGGTAAGGCACGGGGTATTGTTACGCGCAATCTGGTAACGGGTAAAATTGAGTCGCATTCGGGCCATGCTGTTCTGCTATGCTCGGGTGGTTATGGGAACGTGTTCTATCTGTCGACCAACGCAATGGGGTCGAACGCTACTGCCGCCTGGCGGGCTCATAAAAAAGGAGCCTTGTTTGCCAATCCATGCTTTACGCAGATTCACCCAACCTGTATTCCGGTATCGGGTCACTACCAGTCGAAGCTGACACTGATGTCGGAGTCGCTGCGGAACGATGGGCGTGTATGGGTGCCTAAGTCAAAAGAAGATTCGGAACGGATTCGGAAAGGCCAGGTGAAGCCGACTGATCTGGCCGATGATGCCCGTGATTATTTCCTTGAGCGTCGTTATCCTTCGTTTGGTAACCTGGTTCCCCGCGACGTAGCCTCACGTAACGCAAAATATGTGTGCGACGAAGGGCGTGGAGTTGGTAAAACAGGGCTGGCTGTTTATCTGGACTTTGCCGATGCCATCAAACGCGATGGTCAGAAAACCATTGAGGCCAAATACGGAAACCTCTTTGAAATGTACGAGAAAATCACTGGCGAAAATCCCTACGAAACGCCAATGATGATTTACCCGGCAGTTCACTACACAATGGGCGGTCTTTGGGTTGATTATAACCTAATGACAACCATTCCGGGGTTATATGCACTTGGCGAAGCAAACTTCTCCGATCACGGTGCTAACCGGTTAGGTGCTTCTGCTTTGATGCAGGGACTAGCCGATGGGTATTTCGTAATTCCATATACCGTTGGCGATTATCTGGCAACGATTGGCCCTGCCGATAAACTGCCCGCCGATGCGCCGGTGTTTAAAGAAGCCGAGCAAAAAATTCACGACCAGATTAACAAGCTGCTGTCGATTAAAGGCGAGCGCCCGGTCGATGATCTGCATAAAGAACTGGGTCACATCATGTGGGAATACTGTGGTATGGCACGTACGGCTGAAGGACTGCAAATTGCCCGTGAAAAAATTAAGGCACTTAAAAAAGAATTCTGGACCAATGTGAAAGTGCTGGGCGAATCGCAGGAGATGAACCAGGCTCTGGAGCAGGCAAATCGTGTAGCCGATTTCATTGAGTTGGGTGCACTTATGGTTGAAGACGCGCTTGAGCGGAACGAATCCTGCGGTGGTCACTTCCGCGAAGAGTATCAGACGCCGGATGGCGAGGCTCTGCGCGACGATGCGAATTTTGCCTATGTGGCGGCCTGGGAATATCAGGGCGACGATAAGCCTGAAGTGCTTAACAAAGAAGTGCTGGAATTCGAAAACGTAAAACTGACCCAGCGTAGTTATAAATAA
- a CDS encoding succinate dehydrogenase cytochrome b subunit: MAWVIQTLSSSLGRKVIMSLTGLFLSTFLIVHMAGNLQLFKGDNGRAFNEYTYFMTHNPLIITVSYLLYTSILVHALMAWVLTRHNQASRPIKYAYSKPEANSDWSSRNMGILGTILLLFIIIHMRTFWYEMHFGSVPMAEYDGKEYKDLYAVVKEAFSQWWYVLLYVICMVAIGYHLAHGFQSGFQTLGIRHKKYTPLIEFLGKYFFAILIPAAFAAMPIYVFLQVHHII, encoded by the coding sequence ATGGCTTGGGTAATACAAACACTATCCAGCTCCCTCGGTCGCAAGGTAATTATGTCGCTGACGGGACTCTTTCTGAGTACGTTTCTCATTGTTCACATGGCTGGTAATCTCCAGCTCTTCAAAGGTGATAACGGGCGCGCTTTCAATGAATACACTTACTTCATGACGCACAACCCGCTTATCATTACGGTATCGTATCTGCTGTACACGTCAATTTTGGTTCATGCGCTTATGGCCTGGGTACTTACGCGTCATAATCAGGCGTCGAGGCCCATTAAGTATGCGTATTCTAAACCAGAAGCAAATAGCGACTGGTCGTCGAGGAATATGGGTATTCTGGGGACCATCCTGTTGCTTTTCATTATCATTCACATGCGGACATTCTGGTACGAAATGCACTTTGGCTCAGTGCCAATGGCCGAATATGATGGCAAAGAATACAAAGATTTATATGCCGTAGTGAAAGAAGCATTCAGTCAGTGGTGGTATGTGCTGCTGTATGTTATTTGCATGGTGGCTATTGGTTATCACCTGGCTCATGGCTTCCAGAGTGGTTTTCAGACACTCGGCATTCGCCATAAGAAGTATACCCCTCTGATTGAGTTTTTGGGTAAATACTTCTTCGCTATCCTTATTCCGGCTGCATTTGCTGCTATGCCAATTTATGTTTTCTTACAGGTTCACCATATAATTTAA
- the mnmH gene encoding tRNA 2-selenouridine(34) synthase MnmH produces the protein MVQQLSVTEFLKKARSLPIIDVRSPGEYDHAHIPGAISIPLFDNEERALVGTKYKQAGKDAAVLLGLDLVGPKLVGFVKQARKLNPRQKEVLVHCWRGGMRSGSFAWLLDTAGLTASTLVGGYKAYRNAVLESFSEPRTLLILGGKTGSGKTDILKELARQGEQVIDLEGLAHHKGSSYGAIGQPAQPTNEQFENLVYAQWQQLDRKRRIWLEDESRNVGACFVPMAIWQQMRTAPVAFVDVPKPVRICRLVNEYAGIDHGLLVAATERIRKRLGGKATNDALAALAHQDYATVADLTLAYYDKAYLHGLSERDSSSVYPLVMDEDNPVQTARQLIEWANTQAESEVLR, from the coding sequence ATGGTTCAGCAATTATCCGTAACAGAATTTCTTAAGAAGGCCCGAAGCCTGCCGATCATTGATGTGCGGTCGCCGGGCGAATATGATCATGCCCATATCCCTGGTGCTATTAGCATTCCGCTCTTCGATAATGAAGAGCGGGCTCTGGTTGGTACCAAATATAAACAGGCCGGTAAAGATGCGGCCGTTCTGCTGGGGCTGGATTTAGTTGGCCCAAAGCTGGTAGGCTTTGTAAAACAGGCCCGAAAACTTAATCCACGACAAAAGGAAGTGCTGGTACACTGCTGGCGCGGAGGTATGCGTAGCGGTTCGTTTGCCTGGTTGCTCGATACGGCCGGCTTAACGGCATCGACGCTGGTAGGCGGCTACAAAGCCTACCGGAATGCCGTTCTGGAATCTTTTTCCGAGCCCCGAACCCTACTTATTCTGGGCGGTAAAACGGGGAGTGGTAAAACCGATATTCTGAAAGAATTGGCCCGACAAGGCGAGCAGGTTATTGATCTGGAAGGACTAGCTCATCACAAAGGTTCATCGTACGGTGCGATTGGTCAACCAGCACAACCCACCAACGAACAGTTCGAGAATCTGGTTTATGCACAATGGCAACAACTTGACCGCAAACGACGAATCTGGCTCGAAGATGAGAGCCGCAACGTTGGTGCTTGTTTTGTACCGATGGCTATATGGCAACAAATGCGAACGGCACCGGTCGCTTTTGTCGATGTGCCAAAGCCCGTTCGAATTTGCCGATTGGTGAACGAATATGCTGGCATCGATCATGGTTTACTGGTAGCAGCAACCGAACGCATTAGAAAACGGCTTGGTGGTAAAGCAACTAACGACGCGCTGGCGGCTCTCGCCCATCAAGATTATGCAACCGTTGCCGATCTGACACTTGCTTATTACGACAAAGCGTATTTACACGGACTTTCGGAGCGTGATTCATCCTCCGTTTATCCATTAGTTATGGATGAAGATAACCCAGTGCAAACGGCCAGGCAATTAATTGAGTGGGCCAATACTCAGGCCGAAAGTGAGGTTTTGCGGTAA
- a CDS encoding helix-turn-helix domain-containing protein, translating to MEKDEKVRRNRAKTTQRIVEALEEVIAERGLEGVGVNRVAEKANVSKVLIYRYFGGMEGLLEYYVKMGKLFPVFNPAVLDQIRPLQESDVARIWYRQVIQTYRYFRTFKAAREILKATVIENDSIAETTAKAQDEEMTRLVEQLSFVKGADTQAISAVVLGAMTYLTIMAQNDRTMISIDLRSEEGWKRIENAVKTIYIALNKMAIQSKEVNLELQSANLPIAQW from the coding sequence ATGGAGAAGGACGAAAAGGTCAGACGTAACCGCGCTAAGACAACTCAGCGCATTGTTGAAGCATTAGAAGAAGTAATCGCTGAGCGGGGATTAGAAGGAGTGGGGGTCAATCGTGTAGCCGAAAAAGCGAATGTCAGCAAAGTGCTGATCTATCGTTATTTTGGCGGTATGGAGGGGCTGCTGGAATATTACGTCAAAATGGGTAAATTGTTCCCAGTGTTCAATCCAGCGGTTCTCGACCAAATCCGTCCATTACAGGAGTCTGATGTGGCTCGTATCTGGTATCGACAAGTCATTCAAACCTACCGTTACTTCCGTACATTTAAAGCCGCTCGTGAAATCCTGAAAGCAACCGTTATCGAAAACGATTCGATCGCTGAAACAACTGCTAAAGCTCAGGATGAAGAGATGACCCGTCTTGTAGAACAGCTTTCTTTCGTTAAAGGAGCTGATACGCAGGCCATTTCGGCTGTAGTTCTGGGTGCAATGACTTATCTGACCATTATGGCACAGAACGACCGTACAATGATCAGTATCGATCTGCGGAGTGAAGAAGGCTGGAAACGAATTGAGAACGCCGTTAAAACCATCTACATTGCGCTCAACAAAATGGCAATCCAATCAAAAGAAGTTAATCTGGAGTTACAATCGGCCAATCTGCCAATTGCCCAGTGGTAA
- a CDS encoding succinate dehydrogenase/fumarate reductase iron-sulfur subunit — MKINLKVWRQKNSNTEGKLVEYQLDNVSEDMSFLEMFDVLNDSLTRKGEDPVTFDHDCREGICGTCSMYINGRPHGPQTGATTCQLHMRSFNDGDTIVVEPWRARSFPVIKDLMVDRSAFDRIIQAGGYVSVNTGSARDANEILIPRTIADEAMDAAQCIGCGACVAACKNASAMLFVAAKVSHLAVLPQGQAEHTERAERMVAQMDAEGFGACSFTGACSVECPKSISLDHIARMNREYLGAKLSSNNA; from the coding sequence ATGAAAATCAATCTAAAAGTCTGGAGACAGAAAAATAGCAATACAGAAGGCAAACTGGTCGAATACCAATTGGACAACGTATCGGAAGATATGTCGTTTCTGGAGATGTTCGATGTCCTGAACGATTCGCTGACCCGTAAAGGCGAAGACCCGGTTACGTTTGACCACGACTGCCGCGAAGGTATTTGCGGAACCTGCTCGATGTATATCAATGGGCGGCCACACGGCCCCCAAACGGGAGCCACTACCTGCCAGCTACACATGCGGTCGTTTAATGATGGCGATACGATTGTTGTAGAACCCTGGCGGGCACGGTCGTTTCCGGTTATTAAAGACCTGATGGTCGACCGGTCGGCGTTCGATCGGATCATTCAGGCGGGTGGTTATGTTTCGGTGAATACGGGTTCTGCCCGCGATGCCAACGAAATTCTAATTCCGCGTACAATTGCCGACGAGGCAATGGATGCCGCTCAGTGCATTGGTTGCGGAGCCTGCGTAGCCGCCTGTAAGAATGCATCGGCTATGTTGTTCGTAGCCGCTAAGGTGTCGCACCTGGCTGTGCTGCCACAAGGGCAGGCCGAACATACCGAACGGGCCGAGCGAATGGTGGCGCAGATGGATGCGGAAGGCTTTGGCGCCTGCTCCTTTACGGGGGCCTGCTCGGTTGAGTGTCCAAAATCAATCTCACTCGACCACATTGCTCGTATGAACCGTGAATATCTGGGGGCAAAGCTGTCGTCAAATAACGCCTAA
- the fabD gene encoding ACP S-malonyltransferase, which translates to MKAYVFPGQGSQFKGMGLDIYQSSEAARTLFDQANQIVGYDLTRIMFEGTDEELKQTIYTQPAVLLHSVVLALTTDAFAPDRFDVSMVAGHSLGELSALTAAGVLSFENGLTLASIRATAMQRACELAPSSMAAVLGLPDDVIEQICAGITDEIIVPANYNCPGQVVISGSLKGIELAAEQLKAAGAKRVLPLAVGGAFHSPFMESARDEFARAVEAMPFSTPRCPVYQNVNAQPTQDPETIKANLIAQLTAPVRWTQSVENMAAAGATEFIECGPGKVLQGLVKKIVPSVTVLAV; encoded by the coding sequence ATGAAAGCATACGTATTTCCGGGTCAGGGTTCACAGTTTAAAGGCATGGGGCTCGACATTTATCAGAGCTCAGAAGCAGCCCGTACTCTTTTCGACCAGGCAAACCAGATAGTGGGCTATGATCTGACCCGTATCATGTTTGAAGGAACCGACGAAGAATTAAAGCAAACCATTTATACACAGCCCGCCGTTCTGCTACATAGCGTTGTGCTGGCTCTAACAACTGATGCATTTGCGCCAGATCGGTTCGACGTTTCAATGGTAGCTGGCCATTCGCTTGGCGAATTATCGGCATTAACAGCCGCAGGAGTACTCTCATTCGAAAATGGCTTAACGCTCGCATCGATTCGTGCTACGGCTATGCAACGCGCCTGCGAACTGGCTCCGTCTAGTATGGCCGCCGTATTGGGCTTGCCCGACGACGTAATCGAACAAATTTGCGCAGGCATCACCGACGAAATAATTGTTCCGGCTAACTACAATTGTCCCGGCCAGGTTGTTATCTCAGGAAGCCTGAAAGGAATTGAACTGGCAGCCGAACAACTCAAAGCTGCTGGTGCCAAACGCGTACTACCGCTGGCTGTTGGTGGTGCATTCCATTCGCCGTTCATGGAGTCCGCTCGGGATGAGTTCGCCAGGGCGGTTGAGGCAATGCCATTTAGCACACCCCGCTGCCCGGTTTACCAAAACGTAAACGCCCAGCCTACCCAGGACCCCGAAACGATTAAAGCGAATCTAATTGCTCAGTTAACGGCACCGGTTCGCTGGACACAGTCGGTCGAAAATATGGCAGCTGCGGGAGCTACGGAATTTATCGAATGTGGCCCTGGCAAAGTGTTACAAGGTCTGGTGAAAAAGATCGTTCCCAGCGTAACAGTGCTGGCAGTATAA
- a CDS encoding Dabb family protein, with translation MKKHLILLTTIFCFQAAFTKAQKKPEKLLRHVVTVTFKAGSSTKAIREVDQSFKNLARLNVVQAYEWGISPADERPNKDVKHVYVSTFLSEKELASYGASPEHQRHIKIGTSIIKGVEAVDYWVMK, from the coding sequence ATGAAGAAACACTTAATTCTGCTAACAACAATTTTTTGCTTTCAGGCTGCTTTTACCAAAGCACAAAAAAAGCCAGAAAAGCTACTCAGGCATGTGGTTACGGTTACCTTTAAGGCAGGCTCTTCAACTAAGGCTATTCGTGAGGTGGATCAATCATTTAAGAATTTAGCCAGACTAAACGTTGTTCAGGCCTACGAGTGGGGTATAAGCCCGGCCGATGAACGCCCCAACAAAGACGTAAAGCACGTGTATGTATCCACGTTTTTGTCGGAGAAGGAGTTGGCGAGTTATGGCGCTTCGCCTGAGCATCAGCGGCATATCAAAATCGGTACATCCATCATTAAAGGAGTGGAAGCCGTTGATTACTGGGTGATGAAATAA